In bacterium 336/3, the following proteins share a genomic window:
- a CDS encoding RNA 2',3'-cyclic phosphate--5'-hydroxyl ligase: protein MASKINNNELKIFFQDKELLEEAGKLAKFLLKKGKIEKKLLLETYEKLVNQPEKYTEDETFGEIAKLTQELQPKKTNENEGFKSFELRERPLTYQVFGKEHIEETALYQMDTAMKLPISVAGALMPDAHQGYGLPIGGVLATESDKIIPFAVGVDIACRMCLSVFELDAVLLEKRRSEFKKHLGDHTYFGIAGTNKNSLDDEVWEHPDWKATPFIRSLYPKALSQIGTSGTGNHFVEWGVIEIVEENSADLGNLPKGNYVALLSHSGSRGFGAGIANHYSKLAIEQTKLPREAQHLAWLDLNTEAGQEYWIAMNLAGEYAAANHHQIHRRMAKALGKKPLFMIENHHNFAWKEKLADGTEVMVHRKGATPAQKGVLGIIPSSMATQGFVVRGKGEISAVNSASHGSGRLMSRNKALNSFTMNEVKKNLQEKGVTLIGGDLDEAPMAYKDINDVMLAQRDLVEIIAKFSPKVVRMAESDENKKGRED, encoded by the coding sequence ATGGCTTCAAAAATTAATAATAACGAATTAAAAATATTTTTTCAGGATAAAGAATTGTTGGAAGAGGCAGGAAAACTTGCCAAATTTTTACTCAAAAAAGGAAAAATAGAAAAAAAATTACTCTTAGAAACCTACGAAAAATTAGTCAATCAGCCCGAAAAATATACAGAAGACGAGACTTTTGGAGAAATAGCTAAACTTACACAAGAATTACAACCCAAAAAAACAAATGAAAATGAGGGTTTTAAGTCTTTTGAACTCCGAGAACGCCCTTTAACTTATCAGGTTTTTGGAAAAGAGCATATCGAGGAAACTGCTCTTTATCAGATGGATACAGCCATGAAATTGCCTATATCAGTTGCAGGGGCTTTGATGCCCGATGCTCATCAAGGTTATGGTTTACCAATTGGAGGAGTCCTAGCTACAGAGTCAGACAAAATTATTCCCTTTGCTGTGGGTGTAGATATTGCTTGTCGTATGTGTTTGAGTGTATTTGAATTAGATGCTGTTTTACTCGAAAAACGCAGAAGTGAATTTAAAAAGCATTTGGGAGACCATACCTATTTTGGAATTGCAGGCACAAACAAAAATTCTTTGGATGACGAAGTTTGGGAACATCCTGACTGGAAAGCTACACCTTTTATTAGAAGTCTGTATCCCAAAGCTTTATCGCAAATAGGGACATCTGGAACTGGTAACCACTTTGTAGAATGGGGAGTGATTGAAATAGTAGAAGAAAACAGTGCTGATTTAGGAAACCTGCCCAAAGGGAATTATGTAGCTTTGCTATCTCATTCAGGATCAAGAGGTTTTGGGGCTGGTATTGCCAATCATTATTCTAAATTAGCTATTGAGCAAACAAAATTGCCTCGTGAGGCTCAACATTTGGCATGGCTCGACTTGAACACAGAAGCAGGGCAAGAATATTGGATAGCCATGAATCTTGCAGGGGAGTATGCTGCTGCCAATCATCACCAAATTCATAGAAGAATGGCAAAAGCCTTAGGCAAAAAACCTCTTTTTATGATAGAAAACCATCATAATTTTGCATGGAAAGAAAAATTGGCTGATGGAACGGAGGTAATGGTACACAGAAAAGGGGCTACACCTGCTCAAAAAGGTGTTTTGGGAATTATACCCAGTTCTATGGCTACACAGGGTTTTGTGGTTCGTGGTAAAGGAGAAATTTCAGCAGTAAATTCTGCTTCACATGGTTCGGGTAGGTTAATGAGCAGAAATAAGGCTCTTAACAGCTTCACAATGAACGAAGTAAAAAAAAATCTACAAGAAAAAGGTGTAACACTGATAGGTGGCGATTTGGATGAAGCTCCTATGGCATACAAAGACATTAATGATGTGATGTTAGCTCAGAGGGATTTGGTAGAGATCATTGCCAAGTTTAGTCCTAAAGTTGTAAGAATGGCAGAGTCTGATGAAAATAAAAAAGGAAGAGAAGATTAA